One Rhodothermales bacterium genomic region harbors:
- a CDS encoding IS5/IS1182 family transposase, which translates to FAWFGGYRRLSKDYERLPAVSEALVQLSAIRLMVRRIA; encoded by the coding sequence CGTTCGCGTGGTTCGGCGGGTACCGCCGGCTCTCGAAGGACTACGAGCGGCTACCCGCCGTCAGCGAAGCGTTGGTCCAACTCAGTGCGATTCGGTTGATGGTTCGACGCATCGCCTAG